A region from the Candidatus Binatia bacterium genome encodes:
- a CDS encoding glycosyltransferase family 4 protein, with translation MAPLLLFIHCSEGQDSNVQENLALAEFPAAESAVARRRVGIVAASRFPAPRGSQVHIGEMANALARSGESVHLIGPLDPRAAEGLYRRHPLSRMAKFRPRPSVSGLHLLERPFFDSLLVGRLFQVVRRERLQILHAHNYEALAASLLVRGMLGVKVVYHAHNVAEDELPLYSPDWLASSVRASARKMDGVLPAMADAVVALSADVGDHLVGRGVSAEKVWIIPPGLDPEPFQAGRREKRERAVVFAGNCDGYQNLQHLFRAWEIVAASDPQAELRIVTHARGAALKRWRCSALGPRIHFVEAQALSEVAAELGRARVGVSPRVSWSGFPIKNLNYMAAGLPTVALGASAKGVLDGISGWVVNSDEPADFASCMLEALASPAESGRRGAAAYQRVLAEHSWDSLIEPLLACSQSVEERQGLHLVPRADPRNLPDNAEGDFSLQRVSSERFPL, from the coding sequence ATGGCGCCTCTCCTTTTGTTTATACATTGTTCTGAGGGCCAGGATTCAAACGTGCAAGAAAATTTGGCATTGGCAGAGTTTCCTGCGGCAGAATCGGCAGTTGCCCGGCGGAGGGTGGGAATCGTTGCTGCGTCTCGGTTTCCCGCACCGCGAGGCTCGCAAGTCCATATTGGAGAGATGGCCAATGCGTTGGCTCGATCCGGCGAAAGCGTTCACCTGATCGGACCTCTGGATCCGCGTGCTGCGGAAGGCCTCTATCGCCGTCATCCCTTGAGTCGGATGGCGAAGTTTCGTCCACGCCCATCTGTAAGCGGATTGCACCTGCTGGAGCGCCCTTTTTTCGATTCACTACTGGTGGGCCGACTTTTTCAGGTGGTGCGGCGGGAGCGGTTGCAAATTCTTCATGCCCATAATTACGAGGCCTTGGCGGCCTCTCTGCTGGTGCGCGGGATGCTTGGCGTCAAAGTTGTCTACCACGCGCATAATGTTGCTGAAGATGAATTGCCACTCTACAGCCCCGATTGGCTTGCCTCCTCGGTCCGCGCCTCCGCCCGGAAAATGGATGGTGTTTTGCCGGCGATGGCCGATGCTGTCGTGGCGCTCAGCGCAGACGTGGGGGACCACCTTGTGGGGCGAGGGGTCTCTGCCGAAAAGGTTTGGATAATTCCTCCGGGACTCGACCCGGAGCCGTTCCAGGCGGGTCGCCGTGAGAAGCGAGAACGAGCGGTCGTATTTGCCGGGAATTGTGATGGCTATCAAAATCTGCAGCATTTGTTTCGTGCCTGGGAGATCGTTGCCGCAAGCGACCCGCAAGCCGAGTTGCGCATTGTCACACACGCCCGGGGCGCAGCGTTGAAGCGCTGGCGGTGCTCTGCTCTTGGGCCCCGGATTCATTTCGTTGAGGCTCAGGCCCTGTCGGAAGTGGCGGCCGAGCTTGGTCGGGCGCGTGTGGGTGTCTCCCCGCGGGTTTCCTGGTCGGGTTTTCCGATCAAGAATTTGAATTATATGGCAGCGGGTCTGCCGACAGTGGCTCTCGGGGCTTCGGCAAAAGGCGTGCTCGACGGGATTTCCGGCTGGGTGGTCAACTCGGATGAACCCGCGGATTTTGCGTCTTGCATGCTTGAGGCGTTGGCAAGCCCGGCGGAGTCCGGGCGTCGAGGTGCTGCTGCCTATCAGAGGGTGCTCGCGGAACATTCCTGGGACAGCTTGATTGAGCCTCTGCTGGCATGTTCGCAGTCGGTCGAGGAGCGGCAGGGTCTGCATTTAGTCCCGAGGGCAGACCCCCGGAACCTCCCGGATAACGCTGAAGGCGATTTCTCGCTTCAGCGGGTTTCCTCGGAGCGTTTTCCGCTGTAG
- a CDS encoding DUF5989 family protein → MNFFPETREDNGSMDENSEEGILAFLWRHKVWWLAPAVGVLALTAAMLWAAPDDGASPFVYTLF, encoded by the coding sequence ATGAACTTCTTTCCGGAAACTCGTGAAGACAACGGATCGATGGACGAAAACTCCGAAGAAGGAATTCTGGCTTTCCTTTGGCGCCACAAGGTATGGTGGCTCGCGCCGGCGGTTGGTGTCCTTGCGCTGACAGCGGCCATGTTGTGGGCGGCGCCTGATGATGGCGCCTCTCCTTTTGTTTATACATTGTTCTGA
- a CDS encoding sigma-54 dependent transcriptional regulator, translating into METRILIVDDDPFICRQLDELLTSQRYLVATANSGPEAKEALVNHEFSLALVDLKIPGTDGLSLTSELRERQPDLDVIMITGYASIKGAVEAIKRGAADYITKPFQNEEILLAAEKVLEKRRLIDEISYLRGQLEERYSFANMVSRNPKMHDIFSQIEALAQTESTVLLVGESGTGKELCARAVHYQGKRKSGKFVALNCAAFPDTLLESELFGFDRGAFTGAVQDRVGKIELSSGGTLFLDEVEAISLNMQMKLLRVLEQCEFERLGSNRRIQVNLRIIAATNVDLEELVASGKMREDFYYRINVVPIRIPPLRDRIEDVPLLVAEFLQNSKSAKDKGLQRISNKALSELMSHQWPGNVRELGNVLERSILRTSGDVLKVVDLPTNAKTRALAGTRSRGNDYEIPLKEFLRRCERDYLGHVLRKYQGAISNSAKHALVDAATLHRKMKSYGMKRDEFRSKGKSKSSASRRDSDELLSGNS; encoded by the coding sequence ATGGAAACACGCATACTGATCGTTGATGACGACCCATTCATCTGCAGACAACTCGACGAATTGCTCACGAGCCAGCGATATCTGGTGGCCACCGCAAACTCTGGGCCGGAGGCCAAAGAGGCTCTCGTGAACCACGAGTTTTCTCTGGCGCTTGTCGATCTCAAGATCCCCGGAACCGATGGCCTGAGTCTGACCAGCGAGCTTCGCGAGCGACAGCCGGATCTGGACGTGATCATGATCACTGGTTACGCCAGCATCAAGGGCGCGGTTGAGGCCATCAAGCGAGGGGCTGCAGACTATATCACCAAGCCATTTCAAAATGAGGAGATCCTGCTCGCAGCGGAGAAAGTTCTCGAGAAGAGACGCCTCATCGACGAAATCAGCTACCTCCGCGGCCAACTTGAGGAGCGTTACTCCTTCGCCAATATGGTGTCGCGTAATCCCAAGATGCACGATATTTTCTCGCAGATCGAAGCTCTGGCCCAGACCGAATCGACGGTGTTGCTGGTCGGGGAGTCGGGCACCGGCAAGGAACTTTGTGCTCGGGCGGTGCATTATCAGGGCAAGCGCAAAAGCGGAAAATTCGTGGCTCTGAACTGCGCTGCATTTCCGGACACCCTGCTGGAGAGCGAGTTGTTCGGATTCGATCGCGGTGCGTTCACCGGGGCCGTTCAGGACCGCGTGGGCAAGATTGAGCTTTCCTCTGGCGGAACCTTGTTCCTGGACGAAGTCGAGGCGATTTCGCTGAATATGCAGATGAAGCTTCTGCGCGTTCTGGAGCAGTGCGAGTTCGAGCGTCTCGGTTCGAATCGGCGCATTCAAGTGAACTTGCGGATCATTGCAGCCACCAACGTCGATCTCGAGGAATTGGTCGCCAGCGGCAAGATGCGCGAAGACTTCTACTACCGGATCAATGTCGTGCCAATCCGCATTCCTCCGCTGCGCGATCGGATCGAGGATGTCCCATTGCTGGTTGCCGAGTTTCTGCAAAACTCCAAATCGGCCAAAGACAAGGGTTTGCAGCGAATTTCCAACAAGGCGTTGTCCGAACTCATGAGCCATCAGTGGCCTGGCAACGTTCGAGAGTTGGGGAATGTGCTCGAACGTTCCATTCTTCGCACCAGCGGCGATGTCCTGAAAGTGGTGGACTTGCCGACGAATGCTAAAACGCGCGCACTTGCGGGCACTCGCAGCCGCGGCAATGACTACGAGATCCCCTTGAAAGAGTTCCTCCGGCGATGTGAACGAGATTATCTCGGGCATGTGCTAAGGAAATACCAGGGGGCTATCAGCAATAGCGCGAAACACGCTCTGGTGGATGCCGCGACGCTGCATCGCAAGATGAAATCTTACGGGATGAAGAGAGATGAATTCCGCTCCAAGGGGAAGTCAAAATCCAGCGCCTCCCGAAGGGATAGCGATGAACTTCTTTCCGGAAACTCGTGA